The Indicator indicator isolate 239-I01 chromosome 22, UM_Iind_1.1, whole genome shotgun sequence genome includes a window with the following:
- the NT5M gene encoding 5'(3')-deoxyribonucleotidase, mitochondrial gives MILLSSFLHLRPRRCGPFAGLGRGLSPTAGSSRALRVLVDMDGVLADFEGGFLKKFRARYPDKPYIALEDRRGFWVSEQYGRLGRELSEKAISIWESKNFFIELDPLPGAVEAVKQMASLADTDVFICTSPIKKYRYCPYEKYAWVEKHFGPEFLEQIVLTRDKTVVSADLLIDDRPDITGAELNPSWEHVLFTACHNKHLQLKPPRRRLQSWTDDWKAILDSKRLPPSPAT, from the exons ATGATTTTGCTGAGCAGCTTCTTGCACCTTCGGCCTCGGCGCTGCGGCCCCTtcgcagggctgggcagggggctcAGCCCCACAGCGGGGTCCAGCCGGGCTTTGCGGGTGCTGGTGGACATGGACGGGGTGCTGGCTGACTTCGAGGGAGGCTTCCTCAAGAAGTTCAGGGCCAGGTACCCCGACAAGCCCTACATTGCCCTCGAGGACCGGAGGGGCTTCTGGGTGTCAGAACAATACGGGCGCCTGGGACGTGAGCTGAGT GAGAAAGCCATCAGCATCTGGGAATCCAAAAACTTCTTCATTGAGCTGGACCCCCTCCCCGGGGCTGTGGAAGCTGTCAAGCAAATGGCAAGTTTGGCAGA CACTGATGTGTTCATCTGCACGAGCCCCATCAAGAAGTATCGCTACTGCCCTTACGAGAAG TATGCCTGGGTGGAGAAGCACTTTGGCCCTGAGTTCCTTGAGCAGATCGTTTTGACACGAGACAAGACAGTGGTTTCTGCTGACCTGCTTATAGATGACAGACCTGATATAACAG GGGCTGAGCTGAACCCCAGCTGGGAGCATGTGCTCTTCACAGCCTGCCACAACAAGCACCTGCAGCTGAAGCCCCCAAGACGCAGGCTGCAGTCCTGGACTGATGACTGGAAGGCCATTCTGGACAGCAAACGCctgcctcccagcccagccacctAA